The sequence below is a genomic window from Pseudomonadota bacterium.
GCTGATTGACGCCCAGCGCGCCGGCCAGGGCGCGTCGGGCCGCAATGCCGGTTTCATCATCGACCTGCCCCATCACGTCGATTCGACCGACATCGAAGACCAGACGGTCAACCACCGCACGCGCCGGCTGAACCACGCCGCGATCGACTGGCTGCGCGAGCTCGTCCAGACCCATAATATCGATTGCCAGTGGAGCGAGCGCGGCAAATTCCACTGTGCGATCGAGGACAAGGGCATC
It includes:
- a CDS encoding FAD-dependent oxidoreductase; translated protein: MRVSVLPNDDTDCGWINTLPPLDPATPLQGDKDADWVILGAGFTGMAVARQLASHMPDKHIVLIDAQRAGQGASGRNAGFIIDLPHHVDSTDIEDQTVNHRTRRLNHAAIDWLRELVQTHNIDCQWSERGKFHCAIEDKGI